A genomic stretch from Streptococcus oralis includes:
- a CDS encoding YfcC family protein, with amino-acid sequence MSEKTKKRFQMPSSYTVLIIIIAIMAILTWIIPAGKYDTNEAGDLIAGTYQTVESNPQGIYDILMAPIRAMLGHEPTKAAIDVAFFILMVGGFLGVVNATGTLDVGIASIVKKYKGREKMLILILMPLFALGGTTYGMGEETMAFYPLLVPVMMAVGFDSITAVAIILLGSQVGCLASTLNPFATVIASDTAGVSSMDGVILRIIFWFVMTGISTYFVYRYAEKIQKDPTKSLVYSQREEDLKHFNVTDNENAPSVLNKKQKHVLALFILTFIIMIASFIPWVDLHITIFEDFKNWLIGLPVIGGAIGSSALPFGSWYFPEGAMLFAVMGILIGVVYGLKESKIISTFMAGAADLLTVALICAVARGIQVIMNDGMITATILHWGEVGLQGLSSQVFIVLTYLFYLPMSFLIPSSSGLASATMGIMAPLGEFVNVKPSLIITAYQSASGVLNLVAPTSGIVMGALALGRISLGTWWKFVTKLIVVIVIVSILLLILGTFLPFL; translated from the coding sequence ATGAGTGAAAAAACAAAAAAAAGGTTCCAAATGCCTTCATCTTACACTGTTTTGATCATTATTATTGCCATCATGGCAATCTTAACTTGGATCATTCCAGCAGGTAAGTATGACACGAACGAAGCAGGTGACCTCATTGCAGGTACCTATCAAACTGTTGAATCTAATCCCCAAGGGATTTACGATATCCTAATGGCTCCGATTCGGGCGATGCTCGGTCACGAACCAACTAAAGCCGCTATTGACGTAGCCTTCTTCATCCTCATGGTTGGAGGATTTCTAGGTGTCGTCAATGCGACAGGCACATTAGATGTTGGTATTGCCTCTATTGTTAAGAAATACAAAGGACGCGAAAAAATGCTGATCCTCATCCTCATGCCCCTCTTTGCGCTTGGAGGAACAACTTATGGTATGGGTGAAGAAACCATGGCATTTTATCCACTCCTTGTTCCTGTTATGATGGCTGTTGGTTTTGATAGCATTACTGCCGTTGCCATCATCCTACTAGGTTCTCAAGTTGGCTGTCTTGCCTCTACTCTCAATCCCTTTGCTACTGTTATTGCTTCTGATACCGCAGGTGTGTCATCTATGGACGGGGTTATCCTTCGTATCATCTTCTGGTTTGTTATGACAGGTATTAGCACATACTTTGTTTACCGCTATGCGGAAAAGATTCAAAAAGATCCTACAAAATCACTTGTTTATTCTCAACGTGAAGAAGACCTTAAACACTTCAATGTCACTGATAACGAAAATGCTCCATCTGTCTTGAACAAGAAACAAAAACATGTTCTTGCCTTGTTCATCTTGACTTTCATCATCATGATCGCCAGCTTTATCCCTTGGGTAGACTTGCATATCACTATATTTGAAGATTTCAAGAATTGGTTGATTGGTCTCCCTGTTATTGGCGGAGCTATCGGTTCATCTGCTCTACCATTCGGTAGCTGGTACTTCCCAGAAGGTGCAATGCTCTTTGCTGTGATGGGTATTCTTATTGGTGTTGTTTACGGTCTCAAGGAAAGCAAGATTATCTCTACCTTTATGGCTGGTGCAGCAGATCTTCTCACCGTAGCCTTGATTTGTGCAGTAGCTCGTGGTATCCAAGTTATCATGAACGACGGTATGATTACTGCAACTATTCTACACTGGGGTGAAGTCGGACTTCAAGGTCTCTCTTCTCAGGTCTTCATCGTTTTGACCTACCTCTTCTACCTTCCTATGTCATTCCTTATCCCATCTTCATCTGGACTTGCTAGTGCTACAATGGGAATCATGGCACCACTTGGTGAGTTCGTTAACGTAAAACCTAGTCTCATCATCACTGCCTATCAATCTGCATCTGGTGTACTAAACCTTGTCGCTCCAACTTCTGGTATCGTTATGGGGGCTCTCGCGCTCGGCCGTATCAGTCTAGGAACTTGGTGGAAATTTGTTACTAAACTCATTGTCGTTATTGTCATTGTAAGCATACTTCTTCTTATCCTAGGTACCTTCCTACCATTCCTTTAG